The DNA window TCCGGTGTTCAATCTCACTCCGGATAACGAGGCATACTATCAGCTTCTTATCAATCCTGAAAATATGACCGCAATGTTCCACGTGGCCAACGCAAAGTTTGCCGACGGTATGTCTCGCTATAGCTTTGCAACCAAAGGTCTGCCGGTCGAGCTTACAGCTGATGGATACCGCGTTGTGACCGAGGCCGGAAAAGAATATAATATCTATTCTCCCCAGACGGTGTCTTCAGATACAGCGACTCCGATTCCCGGATGTTCGATCAGTGACATAAGAGTCAACGCCATTCTTTCAACCGGTGCGTCAATCTCGTTTACCTGCGATCTCGGTGATATGGGCAAGTATTCTGTCAATGCCGTATTGCGCTATCTTCCCTATAATACAGAGGAAACAGATAAGCAGTAATTCTCTCGAATTCAGACGTTAAATATAAACAGCGAAGGCAGTCCATTAAGGAGAACTGCCTTCGCTGTTTATATGGCTTTTATATTATTTTAATCCATACTGGTCAAGGGCTGAATGCAGGGCTTCAGTCACCATAGCCTTAAGCTCCGGCGGAGATATCACCTTGACATCAGGGCCGAGCGAAAGGATTTCCTGCACAAAGTCAGGGGTCAGGCGCAGCCGATAGTGAAAATCGGAAAATGAATCGTGGATTTCCTCACGCTGTGAATGATGTAGAGGAAGCGCCCTCATGTATTTGGCCCGTCGTGTATTTGCGCGTATCAACACATCGTGTGGGTCAGCCTGAGTGAACACAATGCCAAATGAGTCTTTAACGAAATTTTCTGCATCGAAGTCGGGCGCGATTGTGAACTTCTCGCTTCCGATGGCCACGTCTTCCATTCGGTCAAGCGCGTATGTCTTTATTATCTTGTCGCGGATATTCAGGCCGGTGACATACCAACGCTGTTTGAATATTTTCAGGAAATAAGGCTCGATCACGACATCGCGTGTCGGATTGACACGTGTGTATGGCCGGTAAGTGAAATGGAGCTGAAGCTGTTCGCGCAAAGCCGAAATCACTTGCGACAGATATAGCCGGGCGGAGGGGACATCCTCAAGAAAAATTCGTTCAGACACATCCCTCACAGATGAAAGCACATTGCTCATCGCTGCCGAATTAAGCAGCCAGTCTGTGACACTTGCCTGATGAGAGTCACCGGAATCGATATAATATTCGTATGTGGTCGGATTGCACTCGATGTTGATGTTGAAAAGTTCCTCGATTGCGGTTCTGTAGTTATAGAAAGTTCTTCTTGGCAATGGGTTTCCGTCAGAGTAGGGCGACAGCATCCAAAGTTCGTTGAGCTTTTCGCGTGTAATCGCACCATAGCGTCTGATGGTATCGATGAGCCATATATAGCGGGCGAGCAGGTTGCGTGACATGTCGGTGGTGGTTGGATTGTGACACCCGTCAGTTGAGTCTGCGGGGGAAAAGGAATATAATGGACATTGCAATCATAGCTGCGAGTGCCCACGGATAATATAGATAAGGGAAGGGAGCGGCCGGTGAGATTCCTGCGAGAGATGTGGCAAGCAATGTCTGTGCGCCGTATGGTATGAGGCACTGGACCACGCATGAGGCGGAGTCGAGCAGCGACGCGCTTTTCCTCGGGTCAATGCCGTAGCGTTCGGCGATGTCGCGGGAAATTCCGCCGACCGTGATGATGGCTACAGTGTTGTTGGCGGTGCAAAGGTTCACAATCCCCACAAGCAGTGCGAGTATGGCTTGTGCTCCACGTCTGCCTGATATGCGTGACGTCAGCCCTTGCAGCAGAAACTGTATGCCTCCGGCAGCCTTGATGAGTCCTAACATTCCGGCGGCGAGGAGTGTGATGATGATGAGATCGCCCATCCCGTCGATGCCAGCTCCGGCAAATGAGGCCATGTCAATAAGGGAAATCCCGTTGACCATACCCATTATAATTGCCGTGAGTATGCCCAACGACAGGACTATGGTTACATTTATGCCTGCGATTGCGGTCGCCAAGACGACGATGTAGGGTAGGATAAGCATGTAGTCGCTTTCCTGTGCGAGCTGTATCGGCGGCGTGTCCTGTCCCATTATAATATAGGCAATGAGAGTGACAAGTGCGGCCGGTAGGGCTATCCATAGGTTGGCCTTGAACTTGTCGGCCATATTGCATCCCTGCGAGCGAGTGGCCGCAATGGTCGTGTCGGAAATGAATGACAGATTGTCGCCGAAGAATGCGCCACCGAGCACCACTGCTACGTAGAAAGCTGTGTTGGCTTCGACCATTTGTGCGATTTCAACTGCGAGAGGGGTCAGGGCTACGACCGTTCCGACCGATGTCCCGACTGACAGCGAGATGAAACAGGCCGCAAAAAACATCGTCGGGACTACGTATTCCGGCGGAAAGAAGCGCAGTGTGAGATTGACGGTCGCGTCAATCGCTCCGATTTCTTTTGCAATCGTTGCAAATGCCCCGGCGAGAACGAACACCCATATCATATACAGAATGTTGAAATGTCCTGCCGCACGTGAAAATGTCTCGATGCGTTCCATCAGAGGATGTCCGCGATAGATTGCCACTGCCCACATTGAAGC is part of the Duncaniella dubosii genome and encodes:
- a CDS encoding Na+/H+ antiporter NhaC family protein encodes the protein MIEKPTINTDRRIPPGRGWLALSPVIVFLLLYVMVSVILDDFYKMPIAVALVVASMWAVAIYRGHPLMERIETFSRAAGHFNILYMIWVFVLAGAFATIAKEIGAIDATVNLTLRFFPPEYVVPTMFFAACFISLSVGTSVGTVVALTPLAVEIAQMVEANTAFYVAVVLGGAFFGDNLSFISDTTIAATRSQGCNMADKFKANLWIALPAALVTLIAYIIMGQDTPPIQLAQESDYMLILPYIVVLATAIAGINVTIVLSLGILTAIIMGMVNGISLIDMASFAGAGIDGMGDLIIITLLAAGMLGLIKAAGGIQFLLQGLTSRISGRRGAQAILALLVGIVNLCTANNTVAIITVGGISRDIAERYGIDPRKSASLLDSASCVVQCLIPYGAQTLLATSLAGISPAAPFPYLYYPWALAAMIAMSIIFLFPRRLN
- a CDS encoding WYL domain-containing protein, producing the protein MSRNLLARYIWLIDTIRRYGAITREKLNELWMLSPYSDGNPLPRRTFYNYRTAIEELFNINIECNPTTYEYYIDSGDSHQASVTDWLLNSAAMSNVLSSVRDVSERIFLEDVPSARLYLSQVISALREQLQLHFTYRPYTRVNPTRDVVIEPYFLKIFKQRWYVTGLNIRDKIIKTYALDRMEDVAIGSEKFTIAPDFDAENFVKDSFGIVFTQADPHDVLIRANTRRAKYMRALPLHHSQREEIHDSFSDFHYRLRLTPDFVQEILSLGPDVKVISPPELKAMVTEALHSALDQYGLK